The following proteins are encoded in a genomic region of Takifugu rubripes chromosome 21, fTakRub1.2, whole genome shotgun sequence:
- the ddx31 gene encoding probable ATP-dependent RNA helicase DDX31 isoform X1, whose amino-acid sequence MERGKKRRFSSTEEASSSKHKGEELSAAQAPQKKKSTGSSGIKTSSLFRNNPEIPQMHRPAVSQLKESIFTSDSFTQMNLHPHLVTTLNKVFSASMVTMVQRQTVPLLLSGHDAMVRSQTGSGKTLAYAIPVVQSLQAVHPKVSRGDGPLALIIVPTRELAQQTFCTFQKLLKPFTWIVPGVLMGGEKRKAEKARLRKGINILVSTPGRLVDHIRNTLSIAFSAIRWLVVDEADRTLDLGFEKDLTIILNSVNSAASSRQNVLLSATLTHGVTRLADICLKDSVSVTVSGLSSSDPAACSPAKTDHVTSSQSESFVIPEALKQFVVIVPSKVRLVCLAAFILDKCKFSQNNKLIVFISSCETVEFLYMLFTSVLCGSNQNSGVIFLRLHGNMKQKDRTDVFQQFTVCRCGVLLCTDVAARGLDLPQVTWILQYTPPMAAAEYVHRVGRTARVGEAGNSLIFLTPAETAFIEELANHNISLSEIKLLDILSSLMMDDTYKGRGKYHSKSSSRALEQETRERATVLQTEFETFVHSDVVSVHAARTALQSFLRAYTTYPAHLKHIFHIRSLHLGHTAKSFGLREAPQALSTANHPPGGRAKHHSRRRNQNRPDRQVTPSGRRSFNCFARNSPVEWREERRRKRRHLVSMEKRTSVQMTDLMASVP is encoded by the exons atggagagaggaaagaagaggaggttCAGCTCCACTGAGGAGGCCAGTTCCTCCAAACACAAGGGGGAGGagctctctgctgctcag gcaccacagaagaagaaatcaaCAGGAAGTAGTGGTATCAAAACTTCCTCTCTGTTCAGAAACAACCCAGAGATCCCACAGATGCACAG ACCTGCTGTCTCCCAGTTAAAGGAGAGCATTTTTACCAGTGACTCGTTTACACAGATGAACCTGCATCCACACCtg GTGACAACATTAAACAAAGTTTTCAGTGCTTCCATGGTGACCAT ggTTCAGAGACAGACTGTTCCACTCCTCCTGTCAGGACACGATGCCATGGTTCGCTCTCAGACTGGCTCAG GTAAGACCCTGGCCTACGCCATTCCTGTGGTCCAGAGTCTTCAGGCAGTCCATCCCAAGGTCAGCCGGGGTGACGGTCCTCTGGCACTCATCATTGTCCCCACCAGAGAG CTTGCCCAGCAGACGTTTTGCACTTTCCAAAAGCTTCTGAAG ccTTTCACCTGGATTGTTCCTGGAGTTCTaatgggaggagagaagaggaaggccGAAAAGGCCAG ACTGCGTAAGGGCATCAACATCCTGGTCTCCACTCCGGGTCGCCTGGTTGACCACATCAGGAACACCCTGAGCATTGCCTTTAGTGCCATCCGCTGGCTGGTTGTTGACGAGGCTGACAG GACTTTAGATCTGGGATTTGAAAAAGATTTGACCATCATATTAAACAGTGTAAATTCTGCAGCATCAAGCAGACAGAATGTCCTTCTGTCAGCGACTCTCACACACG GTGTGACCCGACTGGCTGATATCTGTCTCAAAGACTCGGTGAGCGTCACTGTGTCTGGCCTATCCTCCTCTGACCCCGCCGCCTGCTCTCCTGCTAAAACTGACCACGTGACATCCAGCCAGTCAGAAAGCTTTGTTATTCCAGAGGCTTTAAAACAGTTTGTGGTTATAGTTCCCAGTAAAGTCAGACTGGTGTGTCTGGCTGCGTTCATACTGGACAAATGCAAG TTTTCTCAGAACAACAAACTCATCGTCTTCATCTCAAGCTGCGAGACAGTCGAGTTCCTCTACATGCtcttcacctctgtcctctgtgggtCTAATCAAAATTCTGGAGTCATCTTCCtgcgtctccatggcaacatgAAGCAGAAG GACCGTACAGATGTCTTTCAGCAGTTCACCGTGTGTCGTTGTGGAGTCCTGCTGTGTACA gatgtAGCTGCTCGAGGTCTCGACCTGCCGCAGGTCACCTGGATTCTGCAG TATACGCCCCCCATGGCGGCAGCAGAATATGTGCACCGTGTCGGCCGTACAGCACGTGTCGGAGAGGCGGGGAACAGCCTCATCTTCCTTACTCCAGCAGAGACCGCCTTCATCGAGGAACTGGCCAATCACAACATCAG CCTATCAGAAATAAAGCTTCTGGACATCCTCTCCAGTCTGATGATGGATGACACCTACAAGGGGCGGGGCAAATATCACAGCAAG agtTCTTCCAGAGCTCTTGAGCAGGAAACAAGGGAACGAGCAACGGTCCTGCAGACGGAGTTTGAGACCTTTGTTCACTCAGATGTTGTCTCTGTTCATGCTGCCAGGACAG CACTGCAGTCCTTCCTGCGGGCGTACACCACATACCCCGCTCACCTCAAACACATCTTTCACATCCGCTCCCTTCATTTGGGACACACCGCCAAGAGCTTTGGTCTCAGAGAAGCTCCACAAGCCCTGAGCACTGCCAACCACCCTCCAGGGGGCAGGGCCAAGCATCATAGCAGAAGGAGGAACCAGAACAGACCTGACAGGCAGGTGACCCCATCTGGACGTA GGAGCTTCAACTGCTTCGCTCGGAATTCTCCAGTGGAATGgagggaagaaagaagaagaaaaaggcgaCATTTGGTCAGCATGGAGAAGAGGACAAGTGTGCAAATGACTGATTTAATGGCTAGTGTTCCGTAA
- the ddx31 gene encoding probable ATP-dependent RNA helicase DDX31 isoform X2 encodes MERGKKRRFSSTEEASSSKHKGEELSAAQAPQKKKSTGSSGIKTSSLFRNNPEIPQMHRPAVSQLKESIFTSDSFTQMNLHPHLVTTLNKVFSASMVTMVQRQTVPLLLSGHDAMVRSQTGSGKTLAYAIPVVQSLQAVHPKVSRGDGPLALIIVPTRELAQQTFCTFQKLLKPFTWIVPGVLMGGEKRKAEKARLRKGINILVSTPGRLVDHIRNTLSIAFSAIRWLVVDEADRTLDLGFEKDLTIILNSVNSAASSRQNVLLSATLTHGVTRLADICLKDSVSVTVSGLSSSDPAACSPAKTDHVTSSQSESFVIPEALKQFVVIVPSKVRLVCLAAFILDKCKFSQNNKLIVFISSCETVEFLYMLFTSVLCGSNQNSGVIFLRLHGNMKQKDRTDVFQQFTVCRCGVLLCTDVAARGLDLPQVTWILQYTPPMAAAEYVHRVGRTARVGEAGNSLIFLTPAETAFIEELANHNISLSEIKLLDILSSLMMDDTYKGRGKYHSKSSSRALEQETRERATVLQTEFETFVHSDVVSVHAARTALQSFLRAYTTYPAHLKHIFHIRSLHLGHTAKSFGLREAPQALSTANHPPGGRAKHHSRRRNQNRPDRQVTPSGRSRELQLLRSEFSSGMEGRKKKKKATFGQHGEEDKCAND; translated from the exons atggagagaggaaagaagaggaggttCAGCTCCACTGAGGAGGCCAGTTCCTCCAAACACAAGGGGGAGGagctctctgctgctcag gcaccacagaagaagaaatcaaCAGGAAGTAGTGGTATCAAAACTTCCTCTCTGTTCAGAAACAACCCAGAGATCCCACAGATGCACAG ACCTGCTGTCTCCCAGTTAAAGGAGAGCATTTTTACCAGTGACTCGTTTACACAGATGAACCTGCATCCACACCtg GTGACAACATTAAACAAAGTTTTCAGTGCTTCCATGGTGACCAT ggTTCAGAGACAGACTGTTCCACTCCTCCTGTCAGGACACGATGCCATGGTTCGCTCTCAGACTGGCTCAG GTAAGACCCTGGCCTACGCCATTCCTGTGGTCCAGAGTCTTCAGGCAGTCCATCCCAAGGTCAGCCGGGGTGACGGTCCTCTGGCACTCATCATTGTCCCCACCAGAGAG CTTGCCCAGCAGACGTTTTGCACTTTCCAAAAGCTTCTGAAG ccTTTCACCTGGATTGTTCCTGGAGTTCTaatgggaggagagaagaggaaggccGAAAAGGCCAG ACTGCGTAAGGGCATCAACATCCTGGTCTCCACTCCGGGTCGCCTGGTTGACCACATCAGGAACACCCTGAGCATTGCCTTTAGTGCCATCCGCTGGCTGGTTGTTGACGAGGCTGACAG GACTTTAGATCTGGGATTTGAAAAAGATTTGACCATCATATTAAACAGTGTAAATTCTGCAGCATCAAGCAGACAGAATGTCCTTCTGTCAGCGACTCTCACACACG GTGTGACCCGACTGGCTGATATCTGTCTCAAAGACTCGGTGAGCGTCACTGTGTCTGGCCTATCCTCCTCTGACCCCGCCGCCTGCTCTCCTGCTAAAACTGACCACGTGACATCCAGCCAGTCAGAAAGCTTTGTTATTCCAGAGGCTTTAAAACAGTTTGTGGTTATAGTTCCCAGTAAAGTCAGACTGGTGTGTCTGGCTGCGTTCATACTGGACAAATGCAAG TTTTCTCAGAACAACAAACTCATCGTCTTCATCTCAAGCTGCGAGACAGTCGAGTTCCTCTACATGCtcttcacctctgtcctctgtgggtCTAATCAAAATTCTGGAGTCATCTTCCtgcgtctccatggcaacatgAAGCAGAAG GACCGTACAGATGTCTTTCAGCAGTTCACCGTGTGTCGTTGTGGAGTCCTGCTGTGTACA gatgtAGCTGCTCGAGGTCTCGACCTGCCGCAGGTCACCTGGATTCTGCAG TATACGCCCCCCATGGCGGCAGCAGAATATGTGCACCGTGTCGGCCGTACAGCACGTGTCGGAGAGGCGGGGAACAGCCTCATCTTCCTTACTCCAGCAGAGACCGCCTTCATCGAGGAACTGGCCAATCACAACATCAG CCTATCAGAAATAAAGCTTCTGGACATCCTCTCCAGTCTGATGATGGATGACACCTACAAGGGGCGGGGCAAATATCACAGCAAG agtTCTTCCAGAGCTCTTGAGCAGGAAACAAGGGAACGAGCAACGGTCCTGCAGACGGAGTTTGAGACCTTTGTTCACTCAGATGTTGTCTCTGTTCATGCTGCCAGGACAG CACTGCAGTCCTTCCTGCGGGCGTACACCACATACCCCGCTCACCTCAAACACATCTTTCACATCCGCTCCCTTCATTTGGGACACACCGCCAAGAGCTTTGGTCTCAGAGAAGCTCCACAAGCCCTGAGCACTGCCAACCACCCTCCAGGGGGCAGGGCCAAGCATCATAGCAGAAGGAGGAACCAGAACAGACCTGACAGGCAGGTGACCCCATCTGGACGTAGTAG GGAGCTTCAACTGCTTCGCTCGGAATTCTCCAGTGGAATGgagggaagaaagaagaagaaaaaggcgaCATTTGGTCAGCATGGAGAAGAGGACAAGTGTGCAAATGACTGA
- the ak8 gene encoding adenylate kinase 8: MDETDRPLRIPPQTFIYADKHNIFQLLQSLLSCLLIDQPDDPIDYLIRVLQRNPSGVSKVVLLGPPAVGKRTLARKLSADLQAAHVTCENLLESQPEQNIQELPVELLVKRIQQRLNDCNITQGWLLEGFPQTRLQALCLQEAGIIPEHVVVLEAPDDVLLQRSRGKMVDPLTGEVYHQTFLWPDDHTVAQRLRHEELSDKQHVAELQRYRCEGQGLMSIYQHVLRVINGDQPHSDVYQQALAFIQTRRYTRTPRILLLGPPGSGKSHQAKLLSEKHKLVDVCCSQLLRSVAAEGATLGEQIQPYLDCCSAVPDLLVLQVLENRLSQLDCSSRGWIIHGFPRNLDQARLLHKSQYQPNRVYFLDLNDDVCLNRISLRATDPISGQRFHAVTRPALSPEVQNRLRTRPKDTTPVMIRKLKLYRLDCVGLQSLYPEAVHIDADLDPQSVFDLLDSRLTAD, from the exons ATGGATGAGACAGACAGACCCCTGAGGATCCCCCCACAGACCTTCATCTACGCTGACAAACACAacatcttccagctgctgcag AGTTTGCTGTCCTGTCTGCTGATCGATCAGCCTGATGACCCCATTGATTATCTGATCAGAGTACTGCAGAGGAACCCGAGTGGTG TTTCCAAGGTTGTGCTTCTCGGTCCTCCTGCTGTGGGCAAACGTACACTG GCCAGAAAACTGAGTGCTGACCTACAAGCTGCCCATGTGACTTGTGAGAATTTACTTGAGAGCCAACCAGAGCAGAACATTCAG gagcTTCCTGTTGAGCTGCTTGTCAAAAGGATTCAACAGAGACTAAATGACTGCAATATCACCCAG GGCTGGCTGTTGGAAGGGTTCCCTCAGACTCGTCTTCAGGCTCTGTGTCTTCAGGAGGCTGGAATCATTCCGGAACATGTGG TGGTGCTGGAGGCTCCTGATGATGTGTTACTGCAGAGGAGTCGAGGAAAAATGGTGGACCCACTAACGGGAG aGGTGTACCATCAGACATTCCTCTGGCCTGACGACCACACTGTTGCTCAGCGACTGAGGCATGAGGAGCTTTCAGACAAGCAGCATGTGGCTGAACTACAGCGTTACCGTTGTGAAGGCCAAGGCCTGATGTCAATCTATCAACATGTGCTGAGGGTGATCAATGGTGATCAGCCACACAGCGACGTGTACCAACAAG CACTGGCATTCATCCAGACTCGTCGTTACACTAGAACTCCCAGGATCCTCCTCTTGGGTCCACCGGGGTCAGGAAAAAGTCACCAGGCCAAACTGCTGTCAGAGAAACACAAGCTGGTAGACG tgtgttGTAGTCAGTTGTTGAGGTCTGTAGCAGCTGAAGGTGCCACTCTGGGAGAGCAGATCCAACCATATCTGGATTGTTGTAGTGCAG TTCCAGACCTCCTGGTTCTGCAGGTTTTGGAGAACCGTCTCAGCCAGCTGGACTGTAGCAGCAGAGGTTGGATCATTCACGGGTTCCCACGGAACCTGGACCAGGCCAGGCTTCTGCACAAGTCCCAATACCAGCCAAACCG GGTCTACTTCCTGGACCTGAATGATGATGTTTGCCTGAACAGGATCTCTCTGAGAGCAACAGACCCCATCAGTGGACAAAG GTTCCATGCTGTGACTCGGCCAGCTCTGAGTCCAGAGGTCCAGAACAGACTGAGAACCAGACCCAAGGACACGACACCTGTGATGATCCGCAAGCTGAAGCTGTACAGACTGGACTGTGTTGGTCTACAGAGTCTGTATCCTGAGGCAGTCCACATTGATGCCGACCTGGACCCTCAGTCTGTGTTTGATCTTCTAGACAGTCGACTCACTGCTGATTGA